AAATGTTTATAGATTCGAGAAGGTTTATAGAGAAGGACCAGCCACCCTTGTtagaaatttaaataaattgtcAGTTCCAGACAAAATAAGGAACTCAGTTCAAAAAGTTACCTTCCTTGAGgtaatgtataaaataacaaaaaataatattccttatttagtttattatttttatcgATATATCCCatatgtaataataataaattaggTTGATACCTTTCAAGGAGTTCCAGTTGATGTAGGATTAACAGAAAACACACCAGATCCATTTTTAGAAAGAAATTTGGAAAAACTGGGACACCAAGAATGAATAAAGAATCAAAGTCACAGAACAAAAGTGTTCTAAAAGGGGTAAAAAAGGTTTCTAAAAAACATAAAACCAAAcaaaataagaataaacCAGTAGAAGAGAAAACAAATCAAGGTAGGAATGACAAGGGTGTACACACAAAATCTCTAACAAACCATGAGGAAAAGGTAAAAGAAAGACCTGAAAAGGCTAAAAAGAACTCTAATGTTGTAAAACTCAAGTTTAAAAACTTTTCTGGAACGTTAAACGACTTCAAATCGTTGTTGGATTCCAACGTCAAGAGCCTTGGACCCTATAAAGGTGTTAATTTCAAGCAGAATAAAATCGTTGTTTCCTTTGACGACACTCAAACACTGGATAAATATCTGTCCTTCtataacaaatttacatataatGACGAGGTTTTAAGGGTCTCACTTCTGGATTATTTTTCAACGGTGAAGTCAGATTACAAAGTGCTGAATTTGTATGGAGTACCGAGTGATTACAATTTAGAGTCAGTAGAACAGGGCCTTAAAAGAAGAATTGACGTTgaatttaaacttaaatctGAAGATGACCACCATAAACTTAAATTCAAAAGTGTTCCAGATTGTGTGAAGGCTAATTCAATTCTAAACAACTCTAGAATCCCCCTAGTTAAGGATAAGAAGGAGACCCTAGTTAAAGTAACAACATCTATGGAGCTGTTTGGTAAATCTACGAGAAAAAGTTCAAGAGTTTTCGTTCGGAACATCCCGTTTAAAACCAAATACGAAGAGTTGATGAGCTTTTTCAAGGAATATGATAAAGGAGCTAAGGTACACATTCCCTCACATTCAAAAGGGTACGCTTTTGTTAATTTCTCGTCCTTAGAAAAGTCAAAGAAATTAATTAACGAATTGAATGGGAAATTGTTCAAAAACAGGAGGATTCAACTCTCCCTATCACTACCTAAAGAACTTTACTTATCGAAATCCACTTCCGAAGCTACTGATAATGatactattaacactgCTGAAACTAATGGAACTCCCCAGGGTGATACCACTCCAGAGGATAATGTTGGTAACAGGGATGAACATCAGAAGGGCGATATTAAAGATACAATATTTGTGAGGAACCTGGACTACGAGTGCACAGAGAAGGAACTTTTTGAGTATTTTTCAAAGTTCGCTGAAGTTGATTCCTGTAACATATGCCTCAATGAAGATAAAACCAGCAAGGGAACAGCCTTCGTCaagtttaaaaacaaaGATCAACTCAAACAAGTATATAACTAGATCCCATAGTTAAACCCCTCCTTAATTACATAGATAACTCATTTATTagatatataaattaatttaaggTTGTTGATGAATTGAATTAGTTGattgaaaatgaaaaacTATCGGTTATAAGAGATAAGGACCTGAATAACAAAAAACCGGTACTCGGTCTAGGTTATACACTGAGGGGAAGAAGGTTAAAGCTTGACTTGGCACTACCAAAGGAAGAAGCAAGAATTCTTAAGGATCAGAAAGCTGAAGAAGAGaataataaacttaaaGAACAAAAAAACCTACATCTGCTAATGGTTGGGGTTATAAAGGAAGACTCACCACAATTCGGTAAACTATCGGAAGAACAGAAAGAGTCAATTAAACAATCAGTAGCCAGCAAGCTGGAGAAGATTAAGCTGAAAAACACATTTGTTAATCCAAAaagtattaatttaaagagTTATTTAgtgaattttatatttattctattttatttataatagtGATTTATTCTGTATTAGGAATATGTATAAAGAACTTACCACCCAATGTGAAAAGTAACGACCTTAGAACCGTTATATATAATCATCTAAAGGCCAGTCTGAGTACAAATGAGTATTTGGAGTTGAAGAAACTTAAGAACAGAGGCATCGTGGAGTTAACGCTTCTGAAGGGTGACTCCTACACAAAGGATGACCAGGGAACTAAAGTGAAGAAAAAGAAACCGTTTGCATTTGTAGAACTAGTTAACCATAATATCGCAATGAAAACACTAAAGTTTTTCTCAAATAATCAAACTCTATACCCACCCAAAACACTCCAGTGTGAATTCACCATAGACACTACAAGACCAACCAATAAACCAAGGCCCAAGAACACTCAAAAAACTAAAAGGAAGACATACTCAAGAGGTAAAAGACAAAGAGAAAAGAGAAGATTGATGAAAGTAGCAACTTAAAATACttattacaatattatCTATATACTACTTAGTAAACTACTATACTCATACTGCTGTGAATATACAAAACATAGTATATAGACTATAGTACATTATTAAGCGATAATATAgtacatttattattgagGAAATTCATCTCCGACTTTTATGGAGGTGGATGAAACGCGAATGCCTTTTTTGTCCAAATTTACATTCCTATTAACAGTGAAATTCCTGGAATTGTCACTATAGCTTGAATTGTCATTGAAACctgaaaattaatgaaaattggtaataattaactaaataaagatttaatttatgtgttataatttaacaaatatagAGTTAATAGATATGTAAAAGGGTACCTAAGTTATCTTCGGGCTTAACTTCGGGTTTGCTGAGATTGTTGATTTCATCCTTCGTTTTTAGCCTTTCCTCGAGTAAATTAATCCTTTCATTGCGAACAGCCATAATTTTGCCCTGCTGGTGCTGAATTGACCTGAGCATGGTCTTTGTGGCGTTTTCAGACTGAGATAAGCATTCTTTGAGCTGGTTGTTCTTCTCCTTGAGAAGGTCCCTCTGGCGCTTAAGCTGTTGAAGGTGGTTTGAAATCTCAGCGAGTTCCCTTTCCTCAATTTTGAGCAAATTGGTGTCGTCCTCAAGCTGTTTCAAGAACATTTGACGGGTGTTCTGAAGAATAGACTGCTCCTCGTTGTTCTTGTCAATGTTGTTGCTTAAAGCAACGTTGGAGACGCGGATACTCTGGATTTGGTTACGAATCTCCTGAATCTGGTCCTGAACAATGGATAGCTTGTTTTGGAGAAGTGAACGTCTTTTCGACATGTTCTGACTGTCGCCGACAATGGTTCTGTACTCTGCCATAAGGTTCTCAAGAGTCTTAGTGTCACTCTTGAGCTTATTTTCAATCTCACTGCACTCGTTGTTGGTGGACGAAATGGAGCTCTTTTCAGAGTTGATGGCGTCCCTCAGGGTGTTGAGAAGATTCTCGCACTGAAGGATTAGATCATTAGTGATGTATGTGGCTGAAACTTGAGGCTGGTCATGTTCATTTTGTACAAAAGGGTCACTCCTGATACCCTTCTCCCCCATTTTCACTGCAGACTTCTTGTTAACAGTGTTGGCTATCTGAGGTGGCAAATTCGGTATATTTGGTGGGACAGTTGGAACAGTAACATCAACAGGTAAAGGAGTTTCAGGAGGAGGAGTTTGAGCCACACTGTCATAATCTGGGAAATTGTCAGATTGCAAAAACTCAAAAAGAGGATCGGGAAGCAACTTGGGCAAGGAGCCAAAGATATTTATCGATTCGCAAAGCTTCTGCATAACGCAAAACTCACGAAGATTGAGCATGCCATCTTTGTCAAAATCGGCCAAGTGCCAAAGGTACATCAAATCGTCAGAGCTTAGGTTTGTAGTCTTGTGATAAAAGTTCCTGGCATCTTCACCTGTCAAATAGTCATCCAAACTGTTGGTCAACTGGATAAATGTGTACTTGTAGCCCTCAAAATCTGAACTTGAAATTACGAAAGGGTCTGACTCAACTGGACCCTCTGGCCTGGTGTTGTTGAACTCATCCGCATGGTTGAAATCGTTCTCAGTGTCGGGAAACTGGTCGTTGGGAGGGTTATTAAACTGGAATTCATGGTTAGCGTTTTCCATTGGTTTAAGGTGGTCTGATAATACAAGAATCGGTAAGCGTTCAGGAATCTTATTCATGAGAAAACGTGCATCACGCATGGCTTGAGGGCCATATAATTGAATGTGAGCAATCATCCTCATGCAAACACAGAAACCTGGAAAATCCAACTGACCACTATGAGTCTTGTCGCCAAGTTCCCAAATGGCAAAGAGTAAATCGTCATCCAGACCTGATTTCCTGAAGAGAAAGGATGCGGTATCACCTGAAGCGTAACCGTAGCCATCCAAGTCACACTGAACAAAGAGGCTGGAGTAAAACTCATTCTCTTCATGCGATAAATTGATACGGCTATCCATCTTACTTATAATACAATTCTAAATGTTTTCgattatatttatttattaaaaaataaagttacaaaagttttaaaatagtttgaaattctttttaaattacaaatgataaattttgtTTAGCGGCGATATTATCTCTAAAAACTGGAGTTTAGACCCacaaataaaatgataaattctGAAATAATGAGTTATTGGTGATTAAAAAGGTAGTGAGTTGAgaaattgttgaaaagAATCTTCGGTGAGAGTTTAGTGATTCATTTGTGCCGATATTTCAAAAACAGCAGAGAATTTAAAAGGCTTTATTTCTGGAAAActactttaaattttaaaaaatttaaactacaGTGAAATATGCAACAATTAATTGcgtttaataatattttacagggTCCAAATAAAACTTAGTTTTAAAAGATAAACATAGGGGTAAAATCACAATAAAACACTAAAATTGTGcatttataattatttaaagaatattaCAACTTGTTAGAACGAATTATAATGTAAACTGCTTCAACATGGAGATAAATTTCTACAATGGGGGATTGAGTACTTGGTAAGGATCttacattatattattttttttgtaaaactcatataattttgtttgtagttttttgttttattatctcTTGTATTTATGTTcaaatgtttaatttaatactgtaaattatttagatTTCAAAAAATTACATGAAACACACCCGCAgctttaattatatataatctgtatagtataaatttttaagtCATTTTTTGTTGTTTTATAAAGGAATTTATCCTTCTGCTTTAGATTTatccaaaatttaaattttcttataaaatatcaaacatttaaagataattaaaattaaatttttgaaaaaatattactaaaagatttaatacaaatatttatcaacaGTTTTAAGATACAAATTTGGCGGATTCCTTCAGAATTTTAGTGAAGTTAACACAGCCGCCATCCAAGCTACTAAATTAAGCAAAATGAATTTTGCCACAAagtttttagattttttaaGCATCAAAAAATCAAGAGATGATAAAGATAGCTGTTTTATCAAAAAGAAGTTTGTTTCTATTCTATTTatatatcaaatattaCTACTTTAcatacttaatatttatttttatttaatgtcatctataatatattttttaaccttttactaattaatgATTTAGTGTATTTTACGCATATTGCTGTGGAATCGTGGGATATTTGGGAAATGAAGATACAAATGAGATACTCCTTCACGGGATAAACGCAATGAAGAGCAGAGGCTATGACTCTTGCGGTGTTTGCACACTTCATGACGGACAGTTGAAGGTCACAAAGTGTTGCTCAGTGGAAACCCCGGCAGACTCTTTCAATATTTTGAAGGATAAGGTTCTTGCCACACATCCTCCATCGACAGTTGGAATCGGACATACAAGATGGGCCACAGTGGGAAAACTTTCAAACAAAAACTCACACCCACATGTTGATCTGGCGAAAAACCTGGCCCTAGTGCACAACGGAACAATAAGTAACATCGAAGACCTGTACCACGATTACTACTCCCAGTTGTTAAATcaaaaaaaatataaatccTTTTTCGGAGGATCAAGCATTCCCTCATTAAATACCACTATTTGTAATAGTGCGGATTCGACGACAAGCACCTACGAAAGTCCTGATGAGACTGACGAAAAGAATTTCCAGTTGCCAGATAGTGATTCGGAATCAGTGGCGATTTTTGTAGGACTGGAATATGAAAAAACTGGAGACCTGCTTATGGCCTTTAAAAACACAATCAAGAGATTAAGGGGGACTTGGGCGCTGTGCATGATGTCGCAGCACTACCCAAACTCCCTGTTTGTAGCAGCACATGAAGCACCGCTGCTTGTGGCTAGGTCTGAAAGAGGAGTTTACGTTGGATCAGAACCGAATGTTTTCATGAAGTATGTTAAGGACTGCATAGTGTTAAATGACGGAGATATCCTGGAACTGTCGTTGGAAAATGTAGAGAGTTATTACAGCCAGTACAATTTGTTGAAACTGGAGTCGGAAGTAATTGAGGAGTCCCATGAACCGCATCCAAATTGGTATACCAAAGAAATTCTAGACCAGATTTATATTGGGAGAATTATAATAAGCCTGTTGGGCCAAGCGCCAAATTGTTTATATCAAAATTGTTTAGCCGACAGAACACCAGTTAATAATCACCAAAATCAGAACTTAGTTCTGAGTAATGAGGCAAGTGAATTGATGACCCTGAGAGATAAATATTCTGGTAATGATAACTTATGTGTGATAGAAGGAGATGCAAACTACGATAATAGTCTATTGTCGAAAGTGGATATCTCTTCATTTGGATTCGACTTCCCCAACCTTCCCCAAGATATTTTAATCAAGCTCAAGAAGACCAAAAAACTGCTGTTTGTCGCCTGTGGATCAAGTCTCCACGCAGCCACCTATGTTGCCAAAATACTACAAAAAATACATCACTTCGACTTAGTGGAGGCTGATGATGCATCAGATTTAACACTCTACaggtatatatataatacatataatactattgttTAATCCATTTGTTtccataaaattaataatgatataGGTATCATGATAAGGATGTAACAGTTGTGCATATATCAAATAGTGGAGAGACTTTGGACTGCATACTCGCATTGAACTTTATTAAGAGGATAAACCCAGACTGCCTTAGCCTATCCATCATTAACACAATTCACACAACACTTGAAAGGTCATCTGATGCAACCATCCACCTGAGAATAGGAAGAGAAAAATCAGTGCCTTCAACCAAAGCTTTCACAGCCCAGGTTACAGTCCTCTTGATACTCTCTTTGTATATCATTAACAACTATGATATCACCATCGACCCATTAGATGATAGCACCGACTACTGCAGTAGTGTGGATAAGGATGATGAACCAAATGAATACCTGGAAATGACAAACAAGGATTTTGCGGACCAATTGACGACAGACGAAGATGAGGGTGACACGTATAACGAACACTATGGATCTTGCCATAACTACACCATTTCCTCACTGTATAAATCACTCTCAGTCTTCCCATCAGCAATTTCACAATTACtcaaggtattttttacaccatTAGTATAATAGAATATTCAGTTGatttatatatatgtaataatatgCATATGTTGATGATGATTTTAGAATGATGAACAATATGACAGTTTAGCCCAATGGCTGTTGAAGGAAAAGATTGTGTACATACTTGGAAGAGGATGTGGCCATGCAGTGGCACTTGAAGCATCACTGAAAATGAAGGAAGTGGCGTACATACAGGCAGAAGGAGTATTGTCAGGAGCAATGAAACACGGAATTTATGCAATGATTAAGGAGGAGGACACCACACCGACAATTAGCATAATCACCTCGGAGGATAAGGAAATGACGATTAACTCAACGATGCAAATCAAGGCTAGAGGAGGGTACATTATTGTCATTACGGACTTGGAAGATGAAGTAGACTTCGCAGATGTACTGATACGAATCCCGAGTATCGGAGCACTCACACCAGCGCTGGCCATCGTCCCAATACAAATCATTACATCGAAAATCGCCACGCTCTCCAAACGAAACCCAGACATCCCAAGAGGATTAGCGAAAACCGTTACAACGctataatttatttcatcactatacatatatactatgtatatgTTTGTATATGTATGTGTGTATGTTTATTGGTGTATCTACAGTAGTATAAAACTAGTATTGTGCAttggtatatagtatttttagtatattaaggGTTAAGTTTATAGAAATTAGAACATTTTTCAAGTTCAGAAATGATTCTATTCTCTTCGAAAGTGAAGGAATCAGTAATACCCCAATGACAAGATTGAACAGTCTCCTCGAGCCTACTCAACCTAAGACATCGAGTAGCAGTAATGAGTTCATTTAGATAAAGAAGAGATAGAATAAtagattttaaattataatgaACTTTCAAAGTAGCAATTAACCTAAATACATTTAAACTGTCAATATAAGATTCGAAAATTGAAATTGTATCAGGATGTTGACATGGAATTTTAGAAACAATAGAACTAGTAACAAGGGGAGGAACATTTAAAAAGCTTGAAAATGACTTTAAAACTGGAGGAAAGAGGAAACTCTGGACCACTTCAAGGTCAAATTTTCTGAGATTTTCAAGATTAGAGTCGGAAAGGGAATCGATATCCGAAATACAACTGAGGTCATCCTTggaaaaattaactttcTCAAAAAAAAGTACAGAATCAGTGGTTATTGACTCTTTTAATGTTTTGAGATGATTTAGTTTGTCATCTAAAGATAAATCAATGGATTTTGAAAGTAGCATAGTGTATGGAAGGTCATTAAAAGTggttaatttgttaaaattagatttaaattcatcaaTAATCAAATTAGCAACCTGTAAACTATTAGTGTACAAAGTATTTCCAAGAGGTGTTAGAAGAATCCTATTGTCGAGAAGAATGTTATAATAGCCAGAATTACTAATGATTGTAGGAGTTTTAGTAAGAAAAGGAAATCTTGGACTATTGgtcaattttatagtttttGAACCTTTTAAGGTGGAAAACAGCCTTGAATAAGGagtttttatattttttaacccATTCAAGTACATTATAATACATGATTAAGTATACaagattaaatattaaactacatttaaacaatataaatacagtaaaaataagtcctaatatacaacaaataataaaaataaataataaaaacaatggaatcacattttaatgattCTACACCATAATCAAATGattctattattatattttaaataattcgacgatttgtttaaaaattcttattttaattattaatttattcatattttgtATAGAATTCAGGAATTTTTTCAGAGACAGTGAGAGTACATCTTCGTTCTCGTGTAATGATAAACACTTCTTAACTGGGAAAAATAgagtttatatattttataaaataatttaattaattccTCTAAAAATTCAATATGGCAGTCAATATCTTAAATAGCAGGGCAGATAGCCTTCAGTCAGTTGCCGCCCTGGCTACTAATATACACGCAGCAAAGAGCCTTTTCGATATTTTGAAGACCAATTTGGGCCCTAAAGGAACGTGTAAAATGTTAGTAAATGGAGCAGGacatataaaaattaccaagGATGGTAGCGTATTATTGAGTGAAATGATGATACAACATCCGACGGCGATGATTCTCTGCAGAGCAGCCTCAGCAATGGATGAAGTTACAGGTGACGGGACCACAAGTAACGTTTTATTCTCAACAAGTCTGATGAAAAATGCCGAAGAGTATATTTTGTACCAGAACGTACACCCGAAATATTTGTGTGATGGTTTTGACCTAAGCCTAAAGAAACTTGCAGATATTCTACCCACACTTGCCGTCCCAATATATAATACCACAGGAACTAATGGTGATAATCACTTGGAATCAGGAGAAATTGATTGGGAATTGATGGGTAACATAGTGAAAACATCAATATGTACAAAATTACCATATAAACTTGCTTTGCATATTTCAGAACAAGTACTCGAGTCtgtgaaaataatatatgaACCAGGAAAACAACTTGACCTCTTCATGGTGGAAGTGTTACATATGAAGCATCGTTTTGCCTCAGAAACCAAGTTAATCAGAGGAATGGTCATGGACCATGGTACCCGTCACCCTGACATGCCCAAAAAGGTCACAAAGGCctttattttaacactaaacTGCAGTTTGGAATATGAAAAATCTGAGGTTAACTCTGGATTCTTCTATGATTCAGCCGAGAAGAGGGAGGCACTTGTTAAGTCTGAACGTGAGTTTACTGATGAAAAGGTTAGAAAAA
Above is a window of Theileria parva strain Muguga chromosome 2, complete sequence, whole genome shotgun sequence DNA encoding:
- the RBP47A gene encoding RNA recognition motif family protein (or RNP domain; RBD; RRM), which codes for MNKESKSQNKSVLKGVKKVSKKHKTKQNKNKPVEEKTNQGRNDKGVHTKSLTNHEEKVKERPEKAKKNSNVVKLKFKNFSGTLNDFKSLLDSNVKSLGPYKGVNFKQNKIVVSFDDTQTLDKYLSFYNKFTYNDEVLRVSLLDYFSTVKSDYKVLNLYGVPSDYNLESVEQGLKRRIDVEFKLKSEDDHHKLKFKSVPDCVKANSILNNSRIPLVKDKKETLVKVTTSMELFGKSTRKSSRVFVRNIPFKTKYEELMSFFKEYDKGAKVHIPSHSKGYAFVNFSSLEKSKKLINELNGKLFKNRRIQLSLSLPKELYLSKSTSEATDNDTINTAETNGTPQGDTTPEDNVGNRDEHQKGDIKDTIFVRNLDYECTEKELFEYFSKFAEVDSCNICLNEDKTSKGTAFVKFKNKDQLKQLIENEKLSVIRDKDLNNKKPVLGLGYTLRGRRLKLDLALPKEEARILKDQKAEEENNKLKEQKNLHLLMVGVIKEDSPQFGKLSEEQKESIKQSVASKLEKIKLKNTFVNPKRICIKNLPPNVKSNDLRTVIYNHLKASLSTNEYLELKKLKNRGIVELTLLKGDSYTKDDQGTKVKKKKPFAFVELVNHNIAMKTLKFFSNNQTLYPPKTLQCEFTIDTTRPTNKPRPKNTQKTKRKTYSRGKRQREKRRLMKVAT
- the EDE1 gene encoding Cytoskeletal-regulatory complex EF hand family protein, whose protein sequence is MDSRINLSHEENEFYSSLFVQCDLDGYGYASGDTASFLFRKSGLDDDLLFAIWELGDKTHSGQLDFPGFCVCMRMIAHIQLYGPQAMRDARFLMNKIPERLPILVLSDHLKPMENANHEFQFNNPPNDQFPDTENDFNHADEFNNTRPEGPVESDPFVISSSDFEGYKYTFIQLTNSLDDYLTGEDARNFYHKTTNLSSDDLMYLWHLADFDKDGMLNLREFCVMQKLCESINIFGSLPKLLPDPLFEFLQSDNFPDYDSVAQTPPPETPLPVDVTVPTVPPNIPNLPPQIANTVNKKSAVKMGEKGIRSDPFVQNEHDQPQVSATYITNDLILQCENLLNTLRDAINSEKSSISSTNNECSEIENKLKSDTKTLENLMAEYRTIVGDSQNMSKRRSLLQNKLSIVQDQIQEIRNQIQSIRVSNVALSNNIDKNNEEQSILQNTRQMFLKQLEDDTNLLKIEERELAEISNHLQQLKRQRDLLKEKNNQLKECLSQSENATKTMLRSIQHQQGKIMAVRNERINLLEERLKTKDEINNLSKPEVKPEDNLGFNDNSSYSDNSRNFTVNRNVNLDKKGIRVSSTSIKVGDEFPQ
- the glmS gene encoding SIS domain protein translates to MNFATKFLDFLSIKKSRDDKDSCFIKKNVFYAYCCGIVGYLGNEDTNEILLHGINAMKSRGYDSCGVCTLHDGQLKVTKCCSVETPADSFNILKDKVLATHPPSTVGIGHTRWATVGKLSNKNSHPHVDLAKNLALVHNGTISNIEDLYHDYYSQLLNQKKYKSFFGGSSIPSLNTTICNSADSTTSTYESPDETDEKNFQLPDSDSESVAIFVGLEYEKTGDLLMAFKNTIKRLRGTWALCMMSQHYPNSLFVAAHEAPLLVARSERGVYVGSEPNVFMKYVKDCIVLNDGDILELSLENVESYYSQYNLLKLESEVIEESHEPHPNWYTKEILDQIYIGRIIISLLGQAPNCLYQNCLADRTPVNNHQNQNLVLSNEASELMTLRDKYSGNDNLCVIEGDANYDNSLLSKVDISSFGFDFPNLPQDILIKLKKTKKLLFVACGSSLHAATYVAKILQKIHHFDLVEADDASDLTLYRYHDKDVTVVHISNSGETLDCILALNFIKRINPDCLSLSIINTIHTTLERSSDATIHLRIGREKSVPSTKAFTAQVTVLLILSLYIINNYDITIDPLDDSTDYCSSVDKDDEPNEYLEMTNKDFADQLTTDEDEGDTYNEHYGSCHNYTISSLYKSLSVFPSAISQLLKVFFTPLNDEQYDSLAQWLLKEKIVYILGRGCGHAVALEASLKMKEVAYIQAEGVLSGAMKHGIYAMIKEEDTTPTISIITSEDKEMTINSTMQIKARGGYIIVITDLEDEVDFADVLIRIPSIGALTPALAIVPIQIITSKIATLSKRNPDIPRGLAKTVTTL
- a CDS encoding ATP12 chaperone family protein, whose protein sequence is MYLNGLKNIKTPYSRLFSTLKGSKTIKLTNSPRFPFLTKTPTIISNSGYYNILLDNRILLTPLGNTLYTNSLQVANLIIDEFKSNFNKLTTFNDLPYTMLLSKSIDLSLDDKLNHLKTLKESITTDSVLFFEKVNFSKDDLSCISDIDSLSDSNLENLRKFDLEVVQSFLFPPVLKSFSSFLNVPPLVTSSIVSKIPCQHPDTISIFESYIDSLNVFRLIATLKVHYNLKSIILSLLYLNELITATRCLRLSRLEETVQSCHWGITDSFTFEENRIISELEKCSNFYKLNP
- the CCT6 gene encoding T-complex protein 1 subunit zeta yields the protein MAVNILNSRADSLQSVAALATNIHAAKSLFDILKTNLGPKGTCKMLVNGAGHIKITKDGSVLLSEMMIQHPTAMILCRAASAMDEVTGDGTTSNVLFSTSLMKNAEEYILYQNVHPKYLCDGFDLSLKKLADILPTLAVPIYNTTGTNGDNHLESGEIDWELMGNIVKTSICTKLPYKLALHISEQVLESVKIIYEPGKQLDLFMVEVLHMKHRFASETKLIRGMVMDHGTRHPDMPKKVTKAFILTLNCSLEYEKSEVNSGFFYDSAEKREALVKSEREFTDEKVRKIIELKQKVCSENGHSFCVFNQKGIDPMALDMMAKEGIMALRRVKRRNMERLTLCCGGNPCNSVEDLKPEDLGYADIVYEVVVGEEKYTFVEGVKDPKSCTLLIKGSSDYSISQIKDSIRDGLRVVKNAIEDKKVLPGAGAPELILYNHLMEYSKEVRGKAKYGVMVFAESLLVLPKVLADNAGLDGKEVVLEVLDQIRESGRTLGLDLETGKYLVPSIDGVWDNYSVKLQTFTIATTVAEQLLLVDEVIKAGRSMHNAPS